A region from the Hydra vulgaris chromosome 08, alternate assembly HydraT2T_AEP genome encodes:
- the LOC136083034 gene encoding uncharacterized protein LOC136083034 translates to MNEFREISKNQLDKIVIDLKDEKSMCEDMNSRFCTRYVNINLFANDTLVCIEGNNYEESMMKLYLDLEVVATWFSGNGLKLNANASINDIKILQKLQNKAMRTILKCDWFTHSKDMLIRLDWLSVKENIQVKVLTFIRNTIQLQKMDAFQEFCKISSEMHNYCTRNAAKYHLKIQNKKSGQKSILCNGIKLCNKLPNESKLLGKKAFKKICCQHKRTVAKFNYENFYIKIGKKNEKDEETLKSTLNVRSGPLGYAKLHDAVFSKNPNKIRQLLEYGADVNLMSDGGYTPLHIAASIDACSCIEVLLEYNARTTIRDENQRTPHDTAVYYDSVNSARLLLSHDSITSLGFEHLINKFEFVTILKSLGTDSYINSINSEAFSNDSLNH, encoded by the exons ATGAATGAATTCAGAGAAATTTCTAAGAACCAACTAGACAAAATAGTAATTGATTTAAAAGACGAAAAAAGTATGTGTGAAGATATGAAt aGCAGGTTTTGTACCAGATATGTAAACATCAACCTCTTTGCAAATGACACATTAGTTTGCATTGAAGGTAATAATTATGAAGAATCCATgatgaaattatatttagacTTGGAAGTAGTTGCTACCTGGTTTAGTGGAAATGGACTGAAACTGAATGCAA ATGCAagtataaatgatataaaaatacttcaGAAGTTACAAAACAAAGCTATGAGAACGATCTTGAAATGTGACTGGTTCACACATAGTAAAGACATGTTGATTCGATTAGACTGGCTATCtgtaaaagaaaatattcaagTGAAAGTATTGACATTTATACGCAATACAATTCAATTACAGAAAATGGATGCCTTCcaagaattttgtaaaataagcAGTGAAATGCATAATTATTGCACAAGAAATGCAGCAAAGTATcacttaaaaattcaaaacaagaaaAGTGGACAAAAGTCAATCCTTTGCAACGGTataaaattatgcaataaattaCCGAATGAATCGAAGTTGCTAGGCAAGAAAGCATTCAAGAA aatatgTTGCCAACATAAAAGGACTGTTGCAAAATTTAATTacgaaaatttttatatcaaaattg gaaaaaaaaatgaaaaagatgaaGAAACTTTGAAATCTACTCTTAACGTTAGAAGTGGTCCATTGGGATACGCAAAACTTCATGATGCAGTTTTCTCCAAAAACCCTAATAAGATTAGGCAATTACTTGAATATGGAGCTGATGTAAATTTGATGTCAGATGGTGGTTATACACCACTGCATATAGCAGCATCTATAGATGCTTGCAGCTGCATTGAAGTGCTACTTGAATATAATGCTCGCACAACAATACGTGATGAAAATCAAAGAACACCACATGATACAGCAGTTTATTATGATTCTGTTAACTCTGCTAGACTCCTACTAAGTCATG acaGTATAACATCATTAGGGTTTGAAcatcttataaataaatttgagtttGTTACAATATTAAAATCGCTAGGAACAGATTCATACATCAATTCGATTAATTCAGAGGCTTTCAGTAATGATTCATTAAATCATTAA